From Blattabacterium cuenoti, a single genomic window includes:
- the rpsG gene encoding 30S ribosomal protein S7 → MRKVKKKEKIYFPDPKYHDPLVTRFVNHLMKNGKKNIAYTIFYNAMKKIDTIKEKEEEEKTALEIWKEGLKNVMPHVEVRSRRMGGSNIQVPVAVSSHSKITKAMKLLISCASIRNEKTMAHKLAYETWDAFKEQGEAVKRKENIHKMAEANKAFSHFRF, encoded by the coding sequence ATGAGAAAAGTTAAAAAAAAAGAAAAAATATATTTTCCAGATCCTAAATATCATGATCCTCTAGTAACACGATTTGTGAATCATTTAATGAAAAATGGAAAAAAAAATATAGCTTATACTATATTCTATAACGCTATGAAAAAAATAGACACCATTAAAGAAAAAGAAGAGGAAGAAAAAACAGCATTGGAAATATGGAAGGAGGGGTTAAAAAATGTGATGCCTCATGTAGAAGTTCGAAGTCGTCGTATGGGAGGATCTAATATTCAAGTTCCTGTAGCAGTTTCTTCTCATAGTAAAATAACAAAAGCAATGAAATTGTTGATATCTTGTGCTTCTATTAGAAATGAAAAAACAATGGCTCATAAATTAGCATATGAAACATGGGACGCTTTTAAAGAACAAGGAGAAGCTGTGAAAAGAAAAGAAAATATTCATAAAATGGCCGAAGCGAATAAAGCTTTTTCACATTTTAGATTTTAG
- the rpsL gene encoding 30S ribosomal protein S12 codes for MPTIQQLIRKGRSSVAKKRKSIALELCPQKRGVCTRVYTTTPKKPNSAMRKVARVRFTNGREVISYITGEGHNLQEHSIVLVKGGRVKDLPGVKYKIVRGARDTAGVNGRRKSRSKYGAKIAKKD; via the coding sequence ATGCCTACTATACAGCAATTAATTAGAAAAGGACGTTCTTCTGTAGCTAAAAAACGAAAATCTATAGCTTTAGAATTATGTCCTCAAAAAAGAGGAGTGTGTACTAGAGTTTATACTACTACACCCAAGAAACCCAATTCTGCTATGCGAAAGGTAGCTCGTGTTCGTTTTACAAATGGTAGAGAAGTTATTAGTTATATAACAGGAGAAGGCCATAATCTTCAAGAACATTCAATAGTATTGGTTAAAGGAGGGAGAGTAAAAGATTTACCCGGAGTCAAATATAAAATAGTAAGAGGAGCTAGGGACACAGCTGGAGTAAATGGAAGAAGAAAAAGTAGAAGTAAATATGGAGCTAAAATAGCTAAAAAAGATTAA
- the map gene encoding type I methionyl aminopeptidase encodes MIQIKTIEEIILIKKSAVLASKTLGMLTKEVKPGVNTLYLDKLAENFIRDHGGKPAFLGLYNFPNTLCVSPNNQVVHGIPNQNPLSEGDVLSIDCGVYMNGFYGEHAYTFEVGKVSYEIKKFLDCSKKSLYIGISNCKCDNNIGDIGYSIQSFIEKKGYNIVKDLVGHGLGRSMHEEPKIPNFGKKGKGMKLKEGLVLSIEPMVNMGSSGIVFHKDGWTITTIDNKISSHYEHNVAIVDGAPCLLSTFRYIYKELNLKSLEEAPFQNKKIYDL; translated from the coding sequence TTGATACAAATAAAAACTATTGAAGAAATAATATTAATCAAAAAAAGTGCTGTTTTGGCTTCTAAAACATTAGGAATGTTAACTAAAGAAGTAAAACCAGGAGTTAATACTCTTTATTTAGATAAACTTGCAGAAAATTTTATTCGTGATCATGGAGGTAAACCCGCTTTTTTAGGTTTATATAATTTTCCAAACACTTTATGTGTTTCTCCAAATAATCAAGTTGTTCATGGAATTCCTAATCAAAATCCTTTATCTGAAGGAGATGTATTGTCTATAGATTGTGGAGTATATATGAATGGATTTTACGGAGAACATGCTTATACTTTTGAAGTTGGAAAGGTTTCTTATGAGATAAAAAAATTTTTAGATTGTTCTAAAAAATCTCTCTATATTGGTATCTCCAATTGTAAATGTGACAATAATATAGGAGATATAGGTTATTCTATTCAATCTTTTATTGAAAAAAAAGGCTATAATATTGTGAAAGATCTTGTAGGGCATGGATTAGGAAGGAGTATGCATGAAGAACCTAAGATTCCAAATTTTGGAAAAAAAGGAAAAGGAATGAAATTAAAGGAAGGATTGGTACTTTCTATAGAACCGATGGTGAACATGGGATCATCTGGAATTGTTTTTCACAAAGATGGATGGACAATAACAACTATAGATAACAAAATTTCATCTCACTATGAACATAATGTTGCTATTGTAGATGGCGCCCCTTGTTTACTTTCAACTTTTCGTTATATTTACAAAGAACTTAATTTGAAATCATTAGAAGAGGCCCCTTTTCAAAATAAAAAAATTTATGATTTATAA
- the gpmI gene encoding 2,3-bisphosphoglycerate-independent phosphoglycerate mutase yields MKKLILIILDGWGISSYKNYYSSAIQQAFTPFIDYCSINHPYSKLKASGCEVGLPKDQMGNSEVGHTNLGSGRKVIQSLEKINTSIKNHLFVKKIDILFKKISFYKKKIHFIGLLSDGGVHSHMDHLFYLLKVAHEKKIRNVFIHVFTDGRDSPPKKGIFYIKKLLNITEQYVGKLSSVIGRYYSMDRNQKWKRTIKAYNAMVHSKGIYTKNIISSIEKLYNNGITDEFLYPLIMVDENEVPISRIKNGDIVFCFNFRPDRSRQITELLTKNNAIFSEMNNIHLSHYITMTCFNPKYKGIHVLFEKEYLADTLGEILEKEGKQQIRIAETEKYPHVTFFFSGGKESPFNQEIRILCESPQVSTYDLKPEMSAENIMNKIVPELKKRQSDFICLNFANPDMVGHTGKMKETIKACEIVDKCAKYCSEIAINNSYTVIIVGDHGNAEYMVNSDGTPHTAHTTSLVPFIILDRNIKKKNILLRKEGVLSDVAPTILQLMGIPIPKIMTGTSMIIKYYK; encoded by the coding sequence ATGAAAAAATTAATATTAATTATTTTAGATGGTTGGGGTATTTCTTCTTATAAAAATTATTATTCTTCTGCTATACAACAAGCTTTTACTCCGTTTATTGATTATTGTTCTATAAATCATCCTTATAGTAAATTAAAAGCTTCTGGATGTGAAGTTGGATTACCTAAAGATCAAATGGGAAATTCAGAAGTAGGTCATACCAATTTAGGATCTGGTCGTAAAGTAATTCAAAGTTTAGAGAAAATTAATACATCTATAAAAAATCATCTGTTTGTTAAAAAAATAGATATTCTTTTTAAAAAAATTTCTTTTTATAAAAAAAAAATTCATTTTATTGGGTTGCTATCCGATGGAGGAGTTCATTCACATATGGATCATCTTTTTTATTTACTTAAAGTAGCTCATGAAAAAAAAATAAGAAACGTTTTTATACATGTTTTTACAGATGGAAGGGATTCTCCTCCAAAGAAAGGAATTTTTTATATAAAAAAACTTTTGAATATCACTGAACAATATGTTGGAAAACTATCTTCTGTAATAGGAAGATATTATTCAATGGATCGTAATCAAAAATGGAAAAGAACCATAAAAGCATATAATGCAATGGTTCATTCAAAAGGAATCTATACTAAAAATATTATTTCATCTATAGAGAAATTATATAATAATGGAATTACAGATGAATTCTTATATCCATTAATAATGGTTGATGAAAATGAAGTTCCTATTTCGAGAATAAAAAATGGAGATATTGTTTTTTGTTTCAATTTTCGTCCTGATCGTTCTAGACAAATAACAGAACTTTTAACAAAAAACAATGCTATTTTTTCAGAAATGAATAATATACATTTATCTCATTATATAACAATGACTTGTTTTAATCCTAAATACAAAGGAATTCACGTTCTTTTTGAAAAAGAATATTTAGCCGATACTTTGGGTGAAATCTTAGAGAAAGAAGGAAAACAACAAATCCGTATAGCTGAAACAGAGAAATACCCACATGTAACTTTTTTTTTCTCGGGAGGAAAAGAGAGTCCTTTTAACCAAGAAATCAGAATTTTATGTGAGTCTCCTCAAGTATCTACTTATGATTTAAAACCTGAAATGAGTGCAGAAAATATTATGAATAAAATTGTTCCTGAATTAAAAAAAAGGCAATCCGATTTTATTTGTTTAAATTTTGCAAATCCAGATATGGTAGGACATACAGGAAAAATGAAAGAAACCATTAAAGCATGTGAGATTGTTGATAAATGTGCAAAATATTGTTCTGAAATAGCTATAAATAATTCATATACAGTTATTATAGTAGGAGATCATGGAAACGCAGAATACATGGTTAATTCAGATGGAACCCCTCATACAGCTCATACTACATCTTTAGTTCCTTTTATTATTTTAGATAGGAATATAAAAAAAAAAAATATCCTTTTAAGGAAAGAAGGAGTTTTATCGGATGTAGCTCCTACTATTTTACAATTAATGGGAATTCCTATTCCTAAAATTATGACTGGAACTTCGATGATCATTAAATATTATAAATAA
- the tsf gene encoding translation elongation factor Ts — MKIPVQKINQLRKITGIGIMDCKKALINSNGNIDKAIHILRKKGEKIAINRSSYQKKDGALIASVNIDYSYGTIIGISCETDFLSKNFEFLNFLSTLSKQSLLFSNKIDFLYSPYNEYESIQEMITNQMGVVGEKLELKIFEKINSPFVMNYTHHTNKIATLVGFSTKLNKSLAKDIAMHIAAMNPLFLNKEEIPDFLIKEEIEIIKSQIKKENQSDFIKEKIIQGKIEKFVLENTLLNQKFIKNTEITVQEHMNKYDNNLKINSFKRINI, encoded by the coding sequence ATGAAAATTCCTGTGCAAAAAATTAATCAACTTAGAAAAATAACCGGTATTGGAATTATGGATTGTAAAAAAGCGTTGATTAACTCTAACGGAAATATAGATAAAGCTATTCATATTTTGAGAAAAAAAGGCGAAAAAATAGCAATTAATCGTTCATCATATCAAAAAAAAGATGGAGCTCTTATTGCTTCCGTTAATATCGATTATTCTTATGGAACAATTATAGGTATTAGTTGTGAAACTGATTTTTTATCCAAAAACTTTGAATTTTTGAATTTTTTGTCTACACTTTCAAAACAATCATTATTATTCAGCAATAAAATTGATTTTTTATATAGCCCGTATAATGAATATGAAAGTATTCAAGAAATGATCACAAATCAAATGGGAGTTGTAGGAGAAAAATTAGAATTAAAAATTTTTGAAAAAATCAATTCTCCATTTGTAATGAATTATACTCATCATACAAATAAAATTGCAACATTAGTTGGTTTTTCTACTAAATTAAATAAATCTTTGGCTAAAGATATAGCCATGCATATAGCCGCAATGAATCCTTTATTTCTTAATAAAGAAGAAATTCCAGATTTTTTAATAAAAGAAGAAATTGAAATTATTAAATCTCAAATTAAAAAAGAAAATCAATCTGATTTTATCAAAGAAAAAATAATTCAAGGTAAAATTGAAAAATTTGTATTAGAAAATACTTTATTAAATCAAAAATTTATAAAAAATACTGAAATTACTGTTCAAGAACATATGAATAAATATGATAACAACTTAAAAATAAATTCATTCAAAAGAATAAATATTTAA
- the rpsB gene encoding 30S ribosomal protein S2, with amino-acid sequence MKINTQDLLKAGVHFGHIARKWNPNMRPFIFMKKGGIHIIDLSKTILKLEEACNGLKKIVKNGKKILFVGTKAQAREKVFYYAKTSNMPCITERWLGGLLTNFTTIRKSVKKMNNIEKMKKNGTFDTLSKKERLLIDRLYGKLYKNLGTISNMNHIPGGIFLVDPNKEKIALTEAKKLKIPIFAMVDTNTDPNGIQYPIPSNDDSSKSIDVILKFVSEAIQYEISMNKNEHKNKK; translated from the coding sequence ATGAAAATCAATACCCAAGATTTATTGAAAGCTGGAGTTCATTTTGGGCATATTGCACGAAAATGGAATCCAAACATGCGTCCTTTTATTTTTATGAAAAAAGGAGGAATTCATATTATAGATTTATCAAAAACAATTCTAAAATTAGAAGAAGCTTGTAATGGTTTAAAAAAAATAGTAAAAAATGGAAAAAAAATATTGTTTGTAGGAACAAAAGCTCAAGCTAGAGAAAAAGTTTTCTATTATGCAAAAACTTCAAATATGCCATGTATTACAGAAAGATGGTTAGGGGGGTTACTTACAAATTTCACAACGATTCGTAAATCTGTAAAAAAAATGAATAATATAGAAAAAATGAAAAAAAACGGAACTTTCGATACTTTATCTAAAAAAGAAAGATTATTAATTGATCGATTATATGGTAAGTTATACAAAAATTTAGGAACTATTTCAAACATGAATCACATTCCAGGTGGTATTTTTTTGGTAGACCCCAACAAAGAAAAAATAGCTCTGACAGAAGCTAAAAAATTAAAGATTCCCATTTTTGCTATGGTAGATACTAATACAGATCCTAATGGTATTCAATACCCGATTCCTTCTAATGATGATTCTTCTAAATCTATAGATGTGATTTTAAAATTTGTGTCAGAAGCAATTCAATATGAAATTTCTATGAATAAAAATGAACACAAAAATAAAAAATAA
- the rpsI gene encoding 30S ribosomal protein S9, translating into MIHTIGRRKRSLARIYLKIGNGSIIINSKKWDLYFPKYIHQKIMYPIEIIKKLNQFDINIKVFGGGFNGQAEAIRLAISRALCQLNVKNRIKLKSEGLLTRDSREVERKKFGQKKARKKYQFSKR; encoded by the coding sequence ATCATACATACTATAGGAAGGAGAAAAAGATCACTTGCTCGTATATATTTGAAAATAGGGAATGGATCGATAATCATTAATTCTAAAAAATGGGATTTATACTTTCCAAAATATATTCATCAAAAAATAATGTATCCTATTGAAATAATAAAAAAGTTGAATCAATTTGATATAAACATTAAAGTTTTTGGAGGAGGATTTAATGGTCAAGCAGAAGCCATTCGTCTTGCTATATCTCGAGCACTTTGTCAATTAAATGTAAAAAATAGAATCAAACTAAAATCTGAAGGATTATTAACTCGTGATTCTAGAGAAGTAGAAAGAAAAAAATTTGGTCAAAAAAAAGCTAGAAAAAAATATCAATTTTCAAAACGATAA
- the rplM gene encoding 50S ribosomal protein L13 codes for MDFLSLKTISAKKNTVVKSWIIIDATNQILGRLSTKISCIIMGKHKPFFSPHINCGDHVIVINSNKIKLTGKKWNNKKYIYHTGYPGGQKIISIQNLLNKDSRKIIYKSVKGMLPKNRLGRLIIRNLHVYKKSEHQHQAQKPVLLKLQNL; via the coding sequence ATGGATTTTTTAAGTTTAAAAACAATTTCAGCTAAAAAAAATACTGTAGTAAAATCTTGGATAATAATAGATGCAACAAATCAAATTTTAGGAAGACTATCGACTAAAATTTCTTGTATTATCATGGGGAAACACAAACCTTTTTTTTCTCCACATATAAATTGCGGAGATCATGTTATTGTTATTAATTCTAATAAAATTAAGCTTACTGGAAAAAAATGGAATAATAAAAAATATATTTATCATACCGGTTATCCAGGTGGTCAAAAGATAATTTCTATTCAAAACTTGTTGAATAAAGATTCAAGAAAGATAATATATAAATCAGTCAAAGGAATGTTACCCAAAAATCGTCTAGGACGATTAATTATTAGAAATTTACATGTATACAAAAAATCTGAACATCAACATCAAGCTCAAAAACCCGTTTTATTGAAATTACAAAATTTATGA
- the dnaK gene encoding molecular chaperone DnaK — protein sequence MSKIIGIDLGTTNSCVAVMEINDPVVIPNSEGKRTTPSIVAFVEGGERKIGDPAKRQAVTNPQKTIFSIKRFMGRMYSEVTEELKHIPYKVIKGGNNTPRVDIEKRLYAPQEISAMILQKMKKTAEDYLGEVVNRAVITVPAYFNDAQRQATKEAGEIAGLKVERIINEPTAAALAYGLDKSNQNKKIVVYDLGGGTFDVSILELGDGVFEVLSTNGDTHLGGDDFDQVIINYLANEFKLKEGLDLRKDPMALQRLKEASEKAKIELSSSNQTEINLPYITATESGPKHLVLTLTRSKFEQLSENLIQRSISPCSQALKDANLNTKNIDEVILVGGSTRIPKVQEEVEKFFSKKPSKGVNPDEVVAVGAAIQGGVLTGDVQNVLLLDVTPLSLGIETLGGVFTKLIDANTTIPTKKSEIFSTASDNQSAVTIRVGQGERPMFNDNKEIGRFDLVDIPPAPRGTPQIEVTFDIDANGILNVSAKNKGTGKEQSIRIETSSGLNQEEIEKMKKEAKENAQKDEKIKEEIEKLNTADNQIFQSEKQLKDYGDKLSENNKKNIEDLLDKLKKAHSQKDLISIDNYMKKLNEAWSNASQDIYNAKNTNKNNQSNKKENEEKSSKGNENVQDVDYEEVK from the coding sequence ATGAGTAAAATTATAGGTATAGATTTAGGAACAACAAATTCTTGTGTTGCTGTTATGGAAATCAATGATCCTGTTGTAATACCTAATTCAGAAGGAAAAAGAACGACTCCATCTATAGTCGCTTTTGTAGAAGGAGGAGAAAGAAAAATAGGAGATCCCGCTAAAAGACAAGCGGTAACTAACCCCCAAAAAACTATTTTTTCAATCAAAAGATTTATGGGAAGAATGTATTCAGAAGTTACTGAAGAATTGAAACATATCCCTTATAAAGTTATTAAAGGAGGAAATAATACACCTAGAGTTGATATAGAAAAAAGATTATATGCTCCTCAAGAAATATCTGCAATGATTTTACAAAAAATGAAAAAGACAGCTGAAGATTATCTAGGAGAAGTAGTTAATCGAGCTGTTATTACAGTTCCAGCTTATTTTAACGATGCACAAAGACAAGCAACTAAAGAAGCTGGAGAAATAGCAGGATTAAAAGTAGAAAGGATTATAAATGAACCTACTGCAGCTGCTCTTGCTTATGGATTAGACAAAAGTAATCAAAACAAAAAAATTGTTGTATATGATTTGGGGGGAGGAACTTTTGATGTTTCCATTCTAGAATTAGGAGATGGAGTTTTTGAAGTTTTGTCAACTAATGGAGATACTCATCTAGGAGGTGATGATTTCGATCAAGTTATTATTAATTATTTAGCTAATGAATTTAAATTAAAAGAAGGATTAGATCTTAGAAAGGATCCTATGGCTTTACAACGTTTAAAAGAGGCATCAGAAAAAGCAAAAATAGAACTATCTTCCTCCAATCAAACGGAAATAAATCTTCCTTATATTACAGCAACAGAATCAGGTCCTAAACATTTAGTTTTAACTTTAACTCGTTCAAAATTTGAACAATTATCAGAAAATTTAATACAACGTTCTATCAGTCCTTGTTCTCAAGCATTGAAAGATGCTAATTTAAACACTAAAAATATAGATGAAGTTATTTTGGTAGGAGGATCTACACGTATACCAAAAGTACAAGAAGAGGTTGAGAAGTTTTTTAGTAAAAAACCATCTAAAGGAGTAAATCCAGATGAGGTTGTAGCAGTTGGAGCGGCTATACAAGGAGGAGTATTAACGGGAGATGTACAAAATGTATTATTATTAGATGTAACTCCTTTATCCTTAGGTATTGAAACTTTGGGAGGCGTGTTTACCAAGCTTATTGATGCTAATACAACCATTCCCACTAAAAAATCAGAAATATTTTCTACAGCATCTGATAATCAATCGGCCGTCACCATCCGTGTAGGACAAGGAGAAAGGCCAATGTTTAATGATAATAAAGAAATAGGTAGGTTTGATTTAGTTGATATTCCTCCAGCACCTAGAGGAACACCTCAAATTGAGGTTACATTTGATATAGATGCTAATGGAATACTTAATGTTTCTGCAAAAAATAAAGGAACAGGAAAAGAACAATCTATACGTATTGAAACTTCTTCAGGATTAAATCAAGAAGAAATAGAAAAAATGAAAAAAGAAGCGAAAGAAAATGCTCAAAAAGATGAAAAAATAAAAGAAGAAATTGAAAAATTAAATACTGCAGATAATCAGATTTTTCAATCTGAAAAACAATTGAAAGATTATGGAGATAAATTATCTGAAAATAATAAAAAAAATATAGAAGATTTATTAGATAAATTAAAAAAAGCACATTCTCAAAAAGATTTGATTTCAATTGATAATTATATGAAAAAATTAAATGAAGCTTGGAGTAATGCTTCTCAAGATATCTATAATGCCAAAAATACAAATAAAAACAATCAATCAAATAAAAAAGAAAATGAAGAAAAAAGTAGTAAAGGAAATGAAAATGTACAAGATGTTGATTATGAAGAAGTCAAATAA
- a CDS encoding phosphatidylserine decarboxylase family protein codes for MIHKEGIPFLGYTLLIMIVVIIFSFFLLSRFIFVFISVFFVILYLFFVFFFRNPKRISYDENYDQNYNKESIVSPADGKILNVQPVFENEFLKKNCICISIFMSPFNVHVNRFPVSGKIIYVKYHTGKHVIAWLPKSSLQNEHSTIVVESTKGNRILFRQIAGFLARRIVLYAKKDSIIKKGDEFGFIKFGSRVDIFLPLKSIILVKKGEKVIGGETRISFIPS; via the coding sequence ATGATTCATAAAGAAGGAATTCCATTTTTAGGATATACACTACTAATAATGATAGTAGTAATAATTTTTTCTTTTTTTTTATTATCTAGATTTATTTTCGTTTTTATATCAGTTTTTTTTGTTATTCTTTATCTTTTTTTTGTCTTCTTTTTTAGAAACCCAAAAAGAATTTCATATGATGAAAATTATGATCAAAATTATAATAAAGAATCAATTGTTTCTCCTGCTGATGGAAAAATCTTAAATGTACAACCAGTTTTTGAAAACGAATTTTTAAAAAAAAATTGCATATGCATTTCTATTTTTATGTCTCCTTTCAATGTTCATGTTAATAGATTTCCTGTTTCTGGAAAAATTATTTATGTAAAATATCATACTGGAAAACATGTTATAGCTTGGCTTCCTAAATCTTCATTACAGAATGAACATTCTACGATAGTAGTGGAAAGCACTAAAGGAAATCGAATCTTATTTCGACAAATTGCCGGTTTTTTAGCTAGACGAATTGTTTTATATGCAAAAAAAGATTCTATAATAAAAAAAGGAGATGAATTTGGATTTATTAAATTTGGGTCCAGAGTTGATATTTTTTTACCATTGAAATCCATCATTTTAGTGAAAAAGGGAGAAAAAGTTATTGGAGGAGAAACTAGAATTTCTTTTATTCCATCATAA
- a CDS encoding phosphatidate cytidylyltransferase, whose protein sequence is MNKKKNLDFLIRFFTGLIYVISIVFSIEKGEKTFRIVMMILSFFCLLEFLLISKINTYLIKITSLFFLFPIFIDLFFTKKGLIAYGVFFIPYSIIFLVIQLFSKKYSHKEKIIQASYLTFGLVYIVLPFYLASYMYTIVHHGKQLILGVFILIWTNDSLSYLIGKKWGKRRIAISISPKKSIEGIIGGLFFCIILGFFLYKIWEKKYWFILSFTVPIFSTIGDLVESIIKRSCNVKNSGIWFPGHGGFLDRLDSFIFVIPIIASVVTSIIYIF, encoded by the coding sequence ATGAACAAAAAAAAAAATTTAGATTTTCTGATAAGATTTTTTACAGGTTTAATTTATGTTATTTCAATTGTATTTTCTATTGAAAAAGGGGAAAAAACTTTTAGAATAGTTATGATGATCCTATCTTTTTTTTGTTTATTGGAATTTTTATTAATATCAAAAATTAATACATATTTAATTAAAATTACTTCTTTATTTTTTTTATTTCCTATTTTCATAGATTTATTTTTTACAAAAAAGGGATTAATAGCATATGGAGTTTTTTTTATTCCTTATTCTATAATTTTTCTTGTAATTCAATTGTTTTCTAAAAAATATTCACATAAAGAAAAAATAATACAAGCAAGTTATCTAACTTTTGGGTTAGTGTATATTGTTTTACCATTTTATTTAGCTTCTTATATGTATACTATTGTTCATCATGGAAAACAATTGATTTTAGGTGTATTCATTTTAATATGGACAAATGATTCTTTATCCTATTTAATAGGAAAAAAATGGGGAAAAAGAAGAATTGCTATATCTATTTCTCCAAAAAAATCAATAGAAGGTATTATAGGAGGGTTATTTTTTTGTATAATATTAGGATTTTTTTTATACAAAATATGGGAAAAAAAATATTGGTTTATTTTATCTTTTACTGTTCCTATTTTTTCTACTATTGGAGATCTTGTAGAATCTATCATTAAAAGATCTTGTAATGTCAAAAATTCAGGAATTTGGTTTCCTGGACATGGTGGTTTTTTAGATAGATTAGATAGTTTTATTTTTGTTATTCCTATTATAGCCAGTGTAGTAACTAGTATTATTTATATTTTTTGA